The following is a genomic window from Moorella sp. Hama-1.
CCGGCCGGTAGGGCATCTCCTCGTCCTGGACCCGTCCCTCCAGCCAGTAGGAAATGAGGGGCCGGCCGTAGGCGTAGTAATTCTCGGCCGAGACGATGGTGATGTTCCCTTCCCGGTCGCATTCCCGGATGCCGGTTACGGCGTTAACGGCGGCTACCGAATTGCCGATCAGGACGTAATTCATGCTCCCACTCCCCTCTCCGCGAAAACCAGGGCCCGGTTGGGGCAGCTGGCCACGCAAGCCGGTTCGTCTTCCTCCCGGCAGAGGTCGCACTTGTAGGGTACCGGACGGCCGTTTTTCTCGCCGGGCCGGATGGCCCCGAAGGGACAGCTGGCGATGCACGTCCAGCAGCCCACACACTTCTCCTCCTGGCAGTAGACAATCCCTGTGGCCGGGTCTTTGATCATAGCTCCGGCGATGCAACCGGCCACACAGGCGGGGTCGTCACAGTGGCGGCACTGGACGGCCACCGAGAGGGGCAGGCGCTCTTCCACCAGCACCCGGTTGGTATCCCTTAAATTCTCGCGTTTATAAGCCCGGAAGAGATCATGGCTCTGGGAATGGGCGACAATGCAGTTGACTTCGCACAGGTGGCAGTTCATACAGTAGGCCGGCCGGGCATAGACTTTCTTCACAGGTTCTCCCTCCCCCGTTAGATGGCTTCGCCGGCGTGCTTGACACCCAGGAGCCGCAGTTCGACTTCGTTCAAACCTACGCCCCGCAGGTGCAAACGATTGCCGCGCAGGCTCTCGATGGAGTTGATACCCATGCCGCCCAGCATTTCCTTAATCTCGTGGGACCATCCCCGCAGCAGGTTATAGAGGCGTTCGGCGCCGATCTCCGGGTTGATCCGCCGGGTTTTATAGGGGTCCTGGGTAGCGATACCCCAGCTGCACTTGCCGGTGTAGCACTTCTGGCAGAGGTGGCAGCCCAGGGCAATAAGGGCCGCCGTGGCGATATAAACGGCGTCGGCCCCCAGGGCGATGGCTTTAACGATATCGGCGCTGCTGCGGAAACCGCCGGCCGCCACCAGGGAGACATGATTGCGGATACCCTCGTCCCGGAGCCGCTGGTCGACGGCGGCAATGGCCAGCTCAATAGGGATGCCGACATGGTCGCGGATCATGGTCGGGGCGGCGCCGGTGCCGCCGCGGAAGCCGTCGACGGTGATAATATCCGCCCCGGCCCGGGCGATGCCGCTGGCGATGGCGGCCACGTTGTGGACAGCCGATACCTTGACGGAGACCGGCTTCTGATAGCGGGTGGTTTCTTTTAACGTATAGATTAACTGTTTCAGGTCCTCAATGGAATAGATATCATGATGGGGCGCCGGCGACAGGGCGTCGGTGCCCTCGGGGATCATCCTTGTCGCCGATACGGCGGCGGTGATCTTTTCTCCGGGCAGGTGACCGCCGATACCGGGCTTGGCGCCCTGGCCAATTTTAATCTCCACCACCCTGCCGGCATTCAGGTAGTCGGCATGGACACCGAAACGACCGGAGGCTACCTGGACCACGGCATGGTCGGCATACTGGTAGAGATCCTCGGGGAGGCCCCCCTCGCCGGTGTTGAATAGAGTGCCGAATTCCTTAGCCGCCCGGGCCAGGGATTCGAAGGCCGTATGGCTGATGGACCCGTAGGACATGGCCGAGAACATGATGGGTGTCTCCAGGGGGACCAGGGGGGTCCGGGTTTTGTCCTGGCGCTCCTTCAGGGACACTGGTTCGGTACGGCTGCCCAGGTAGGTCCGCAGTTCCATGGGTTCCCGCAAGGGGTCAATGGAGGGGTTGGTCACCTGGCTGGCATTTAATAATAACCGGTCAAAATAGGTGGGATAGGGCTGGTCGTTGCCCATCCCCGTCAGCAGCACCCCGCCGGTTTCCGCCTGCTTCATAATGTTGCGCAGGTGTCCCTCGCTCCAATAGGCATTGGGCCGCATGGGCGGCGGGTTTTTATAGATTGTCAGGGCCCCGGCCGGGCAGATGCTGACGCAGCGCTGGCAATTGACGCAATTGGCGTCTATGGTGTACAGGCGGTCATCGGCAGCGTCATACTGCTGGGCGTCGAAGCCGCACTGGCGCACGCAGGCCAGGCACTTGACGCACTTATTCTCATCGCGAACGACGCTGAACTCGGGGGACATCAGGCTGAGAGTCGGCATTGGGCTTCCTCCTCCAGGCGACCGACAACCGGCTCGCCGCCCCGCGGGTACCAGACCTGTTCCACGTCAGGGCAAATCTCCCGGATGGCCGCTTCTTCACTGGCCACATAAAGGGTATTGGCTTGAGCACCGGCCACCAGGGGCCGCAGTTTCAGGCGGTCATTCAAAGCCATGATGCCCCCGCTAAAGCCGACAATGATGGAAAAGGGGCCATTCAGCAGGAGACTGCCGTAGACCACCCGCAGGCGGGTGTAGAGGTCGCGCTCCCCGGCCGGCAAGCGGTCGATTTCCTGCCAGAAGGGGGCCGCCAGCACCCGGGCTGCCAGCTCCAGGGGGAGTTTATGGCGGCGGACCAGCAGGTCAATGGCGTAGGCGATGACCTCCGTATCCGTCTGCAGGGTGATTTTATAGTCGTACATCTCCAGGAAACGGCGGTTGGCGCCGTAAGACGAGACCTCGCCGTTGTGAACGACGGACCAGTCCAGCAGGGTGAAGGGATGGGCCCCGCCCCACCACCCGGGGGTATTGGTGGGAAAACGGCCGTGGGCGATCCAGCTGTAGGCCTGATATTCATCCAGGCGGAAGAACTCACCGATGTCCTCCGGGTAACCGACCCCTTTAAAGGCGCCCATGTTTTTCCCGCTGGAGACTACATAGGCACCGCTGACCTGGGCGTTGATGCGCATGACCAGCCGGGTCATGAAGTTCTCTTCCGTCTCCTGGGATTCATCAATTTTCGACACCCTGGGGGTGACAAAATAGCGCCAGAGCAGGGGCGCCTTGCCGATGGATTTGACGTGCCGGGTGGGGATACGGTCCTCGGCTTCAATATAAAAATTGTCTTTAATGAGATCCTCGACCTGGTTGCGGCTTAATTTGTCTTCAAAGAGCAGATGCAGGGCGTAATAATCCTTGTATTCCGGGTAAATGCCGTAGGCGGCGAAACCGCCTCCCAGGCCGTTGGAGCGCTCTTGCATCAGGGCGATGGATTTGATGATGGCCTGGCCGTCGACCCGGCGGCCGTCTTTATTAATGAAACCGCTGATGGCGCATCCCGATGGTATCCGGTAATCTCCCTCCCTGAGCATCGTTGCTCACCTCCGTATATGGGATGTGAGAGGTGAGAAGGGGGAAGTGAGATCTGAGGTGGAAACTGGCTACGCCAGTTTCAAATTAGAGCCTCTCAACCTCTCGTTGATTGCTGTTCGCTGTCGGCGACGTGCCGATATAAGTGAGTTCTTGTGGTTAATTACGTCAGCCCGCTGGTGTAGTTTGGCCTTTTCCCTTGCCCGAACGTTAGCCTATATGGAGGTTCTCCTAAAACTTGGTGAGGTACTGGTCGATCTCCCACTGGTGGACCCGGGTGCGGTATTCATCGCACTCCAGTTTCTGGGCCAGGGTCAGGCGTTCGTAGATATGGGGTCCCAGGGCGGCGCGGATGACTTCGTCCTGCTCCAGGGCACCTATGGCTTCCTCCAGGCTGCCGGGCAGGACGCCGATGCCCTCGGCTTCCAGTTCCGCCGGGGCCATGGCAAAGATGTTTTTATCCGTCGGTGGCGGCGGCGTCAGACCCTTTTTGATGCCGTCCAGGCCGGCCTGCAGGAGGACAGCCAGGGCCAGGTAGGGGTTGCAGGAGGGATCCGGGTGGCGCACCTCAATCCGGGTGGAGGCTCCCCGTTTGGCCGGCACGCGGATTAAGGGACTACGGTTGCGTGGCGACCAGGCAATATAGACCGGTGCTTCGTAACCCGGCACCAGGCGCTTATAGGAGTTAATAGTCGGGTTGGTGACGGCCGTCAGGGCCCGGGCGTGGGTCATGACACCGGCGATAAAGTTGTAAGCTACCTGGCTTAAGCCCAGCTCGCCGGACGGGTCGTCGAAGGCATTCTTGCCATCTTTTGATAAAGAGAGGTTGGCGTGCATGCCGGAACCATTGATGCCAAAGATAGGCTTGGGCATAAAGGTGGCGTGGAGGCCGTGCCGCTGGGCAATGGTGCGGACCACAAATTTAAAGGTGGCAATGCGGTCGGCGGTAGTCAGGGCCTCGGCGTATTTAAAATCGATTTCGTGCTGGCCGGGAGCCACCTCGTGGTGGGAGGCTTCGATTTCAAAGCCCATCTGCTCCAGGGTCAGGACCATGTCCCGGCGGGCGTCTTCACCCAGGTCCACCGGGGTCAGGTCAAAGTAACCGGCGCGGTCCTGGGTCTCCAGGGTCGGCCGGCCGTCGCCATCAGTATTGAAAAGGAAGAATTCGGCTTCCGGACCGGCATTCATGGCAAAGCCCATTGCTGCCGCCTCAGCCATTACCCTTTTTAAGGTGCAACGAGGGCAACCGGCGAAGGGCGTGCCGTCCGGGTTGTAGACGTCGCAGATAAGGCGGGCCACCGAGCCCTCGTGGGGCCGCCAGGGGAAGACGACGAAGGTATCCGGATCCGGGCGCAGGTACATATCGGATTCCTCGATGCGGACAAAGCCTTCAATGGAGGAGCCGTCGAACATCAGCTCGTTATTGAGGGCTTTGGGGAGTTGATCTACCGGAATAGCGACATTTTTAAGCACCCCGAAAATATCCGTAAACTGGAGGCGAACAAACTTAACGCCCCATTCTTCGGCCTGTTGCAGGACCGCGGCTTTCTTTTCCTTGTCATCCATTGAAATTTTCCTCCTCCGAAATGAGATGTGTGAGGTTGGAGGTGAGAGGTGGGAGGCTTTTCGAAACTGGCTGCGCCAGTTTCAGATTAAAGCCTTGCCTCTCATTTCTCCCGTTCGCTGGTGGAGTTTGCCCCCATTAGGGGTTCCTCCGAAAATAGGGTTCTGGCAAAAATGGATTCTTATGGTAAGCATTTGGCTAGGGGGCTGGCGGTACAGGTCTCCAGGCTCCGTGGTTCTCGGCGAGCAAACTTGGCGCTCAGCCTTCCTCGGCGGCGGGGGTGGCTTTACATTATCTCATCAGAATAAGCGCAGCGGGGAGCGGAGCTCTTCGTTCCTCAATTTACGTTCCGATCCCCATCCCGTTCACCGCCGCCTCGCCGCGGCTTCGCTGAGTTTGCTAGCGCCTCGAACCAAGTCGCCTTCCGCCTGTATCCGCCAGCCCCTTACATCAACCAGCATTTTCCTTGTTTGCTGGAGGGAGGCGTTAGCCCCCCATGAAGGGCTCCTCCGAAAATAGGGTTCTGGCAAAAATGGTTACTGCGGGAAGTATAAAATAACGCCCTGAGGGGTAGAAGTAGCCTCCCCCCTTCAGGACGCCGTTGCCCTCAAGTAGCTTTCTTAAGCCAGACTATGCAGTTTTAATGTAGTAAAGCCTTATGCTTTGCCGGAATTCCCGCCGTTACTTTTAGCCGTGAGGCTACCGTGCTGGAGTTCGTGGGCGACAATAATGGCTTCAGCGATGGTTTTCATGGGTACGCAGCGATCCATACTCTGGCGCTGCAGGCGCCGGTAGGCCTCGGCCTCCGTTAAACCCATGGTATCCATTAAAATCCCCTTGGCCCGCTCCACGACTTTGCGGGAGGCCAGGGTTTCCTTTAACTTGCTGATCTCCTGTTCCAATTGGGTTACCCGGCGATAATTGGCCAGGGCTGCTTCTACCGCCGGGATAAGGGTACTCTCCTGAACCGGTTTGATAAGATAGGCAAAAACAGGAAGATCCCGGGTGCGTATAATCAAATTCCGGCGCCAGGTAGAAGCCAGGAGGATTACCGGCGCTACCCGGTCCTCATCAATGATCCGGGCTATTTCCAGGGCGCTGGTGCCCTGGAGATCGCTATCCAGAATCACCAGACCGGGCTGCAGGGTACGGATCATTCGCAGGGCCTGGCTGCCATCCGGGGCTTCCCCGGCGATAAGGTAACCTTCGCGTACCAGCATGTACTTCAGGTTTTGCCGGGCAGACGAGTCGGCACAGGCAATAAAAATTTTGGCTTGCTGCATGGACTTTGGTCACTGCCCCCCTCGCGCTACGTCGTTGTAGCCATGTCGAGGACGCCGTTGCCCCGCGAAATTGTTTTTCATTTATTGTTGACCATATTATAAGGGATGAAGGGGGAAATAGCAATAGGTTGACGATGTGTATTATGTATTTCAAAAGTAGTTTTCGTATTGTGGAAGTCGCTTTCTGAATCCTGACAGGCAAGTTTTATAAGGTTGAGCATAAAGATTAAGTAAGCCATTTTCAAGGAGCCCCTCATGGGGGCTGACGCTCCCACCACGAAGATATGAAAATATTGGTTGAGTAGAGGGCTGGCGAGTACAGGCGGAAGGCGACTTGGTTCGAGGCGTAAGCAAACTCAGCGAAGCCGCAGTGAGGCGGCGGTGAACGGGATGGGGATCGGAACGTAAATTGAGGAGCGAAGAGTTCCGCTCCTCGTTGCGCTTATTCAAAGAGATACAGCCGGGCCACCCCCGCCGCCGAGCAAGGCTGAGCGCATAGTTTGCTCGCCGAGAACCACGGAGCCTGGAGACCTGTACCGCCAGCCCCCGAGCCAAATGCTTACCACAAGAATCCATTTTTGCCAGAACCCTATTTTCGGAGGAGCCCCTCATGGGGGCAAACTCCACCAGCGAACGGGAGAAATGCGAGGTGGGCTGGCTTTAATCTGAAACTGGCGCAGCCAGTTTCGACAATCCTCCCACCTCTCACCTCCCACATCTCATATCTCATTTCGGAGGAGGCTATATCAATGGCCCAGGGTAAGTTGAAAAGAGTTTTCCCTGGAGGTAACACCTGCGAAGGTTTTTATTCCTTTTATGACTACATTATAGAGCCCGATGCCACGCGTATCTTTATCGCCAAGGGCGGCCCGGGGGTGGGGAAATCCACCTTTATGCGTAAAATCGGCGAGGCCATGCTCGCCCGGGGTTACGACGTCGAGTTCCATTGCTGTTCCTCGGATAATGGCTCCCTGGATGCCGTGGTGCTCCCGGCCATTAAAGTGGCCATCATCGACGGCACAGCGCCCCATGTCGTCGACCCGAGGAACCCCGGCGCCGTTGATGAGATTATTCACCTGGGTGACTACTGGGACGAGGCCCTGATGCGCGCCCACAAGGAAGAGATCCTTAAGGCCAACGCCCGGGTGGGTCGCCTCTTTCGCATTGCTTACAGCGCCCTGCGGGAGGCCAAAGTTATCCGGGACGAGTGGGAGAGTTATGTCTCAGAGTGTATGCTGGAAAGCCAGGTCAATAAAGCTGTAGCCGGTTTATTGCAGGCCATCTTCAGCGGCGTCGCCCCCCGCTATGACCGGTCGGCTAAGATACGCCATCTCTTTGCTACGGCTATTACCCCCGATGGGATCATCACCGGCCACGTAGAGTCCCTGCTCCAGGATGTCCAGCAGCTCTACACATTAGCCGGGGAGCCGGGGAGCGGGGTGCCCCAGGTCCTGGGACGGATAGCCGATCTCGCCCATGAAAAGGGCCTGCATACGGAGGTTTATCACTGCCCCTTTAATCCTAAGAATATTGACCTGGTAATCATGCCGGAGATCAAGGTGGCAGCCATGAATGTCCAGCCGCCCCATACTTATGACCCTTCTTCCCTGCCGGACCTGACGGCCATGAAACTCAATCTGTCTACCTTTATCGACCGGGATAAACTGGCTGTCTACGCCCACGAACTCAGCAG
Proteins encoded in this region:
- a CDS encoding 4Fe-4S dicluster domain-containing protein; this translates as MKKVYARPAYCMNCHLCEVNCIVAHSQSHDLFRAYKRENLRDTNRVLVEERLPLSVAVQCRHCDDPACVAGCIAGAMIKDPATGIVYCQEEKCVGCWTCIASCPFGAIRPGEKNGRPVPYKCDLCREEDEPACVASCPNRALVFAERGVGA
- a CDS encoding glutamate synthase-related protein — its product is MPTLSLMSPEFSVVRDENKCVKCLACVRQCGFDAQQYDAADDRLYTIDANCVNCQRCVSICPAGALTIYKNPPPMRPNAYWSEGHLRNIMKQAETGGVLLTGMGNDQPYPTYFDRLLLNASQVTNPSIDPLREPMELRTYLGSRTEPVSLKERQDKTRTPLVPLETPIMFSAMSYGSISHTAFESLARAAKEFGTLFNTGEGGLPEDLYQYADHAVVQVASGRFGVHADYLNAGRVVEIKIGQGAKPGIGGHLPGEKITAAVSATRMIPEGTDALSPAPHHDIYSIEDLKQLIYTLKETTRYQKPVSVKVSAVHNVAAIASGIARAGADIITVDGFRGGTGAAPTMIRDHVGIPIELAIAAVDQRLRDEGIRNHVSLVAAGGFRSSADIVKAIALGADAVYIATAALIALGCHLCQKCYTGKCSWGIATQDPYKTRRINPEIGAERLYNLLRGWSHEIKEMLGGMGINSIESLRGNRLHLRGVGLNEVELRLLGVKHAGEAI
- a CDS encoding class II glutamine amidotransferase; the protein is MLREGDYRIPSGCAISGFINKDGRRVDGQAIIKSIALMQERSNGLGGGFAAYGIYPEYKDYYALHLLFEDKLSRNQVEDLIKDNFYIEAEDRIPTRHVKSIGKAPLLWRYFVTPRVSKIDESQETEENFMTRLVMRINAQVSGAYVVSSGKNMGAFKGVGYPEDIGEFFRLDEYQAYSWIAHGRFPTNTPGWWGGAHPFTLLDWSVVHNGEVSSYGANRRFLEMYDYKITLQTDTEVIAYAIDLLVRRHKLPLELAARVLAAPFWQEIDRLPAGERDLYTRLRVVYGSLLLNGPFSIIVGFSGGIMALNDRLKLRPLVAGAQANTLYVASEEAAIREICPDVEQVWYPRGGEPVVGRLEEEAQCRLSA
- the glnA gene encoding type I glutamate--ammonia ligase codes for the protein MDDKEKKAAVLQQAEEWGVKFVRLQFTDIFGVLKNVAIPVDQLPKALNNELMFDGSSIEGFVRIEESDMYLRPDPDTFVVFPWRPHEGSVARLICDVYNPDGTPFAGCPRCTLKRVMAEAAAMGFAMNAGPEAEFFLFNTDGDGRPTLETQDRAGYFDLTPVDLGEDARRDMVLTLEQMGFEIEASHHEVAPGQHEIDFKYAEALTTADRIATFKFVVRTIAQRHGLHATFMPKPIFGINGSGMHANLSLSKDGKNAFDDPSGELGLSQVAYNFIAGVMTHARALTAVTNPTINSYKRLVPGYEAPVYIAWSPRNRSPLIRVPAKRGASTRIEVRHPDPSCNPYLALAVLLQAGLDGIKKGLTPPPPTDKNIFAMAPAELEAEGIGVLPGSLEEAIGALEQDEVIRAALGPHIYERLTLAQKLECDEYRTRVHQWEIDQYLTKF
- a CDS encoding ANTAR domain-containing response regulator; the encoded protein is MQQAKIFIACADSSARQNLKYMLVREGYLIAGEAPDGSQALRMIRTLQPGLVILDSDLQGTSALEIARIIDEDRVAPVILLASTWRRNLIIRTRDLPVFAYLIKPVQESTLIPAVEAALANYRRVTQLEQEISKLKETLASRKVVERAKGILMDTMGLTEAEAYRRLQRQSMDRCVPMKTIAEAIIVAHELQHGSLTAKSNGGNSGKA
- a CDS encoding PRK06851 family protein, giving the protein MAQGKLKRVFPGGNTCEGFYSFYDYIIEPDATRIFIAKGGPGVGKSTFMRKIGEAMLARGYDVEFHCCSSDNGSLDAVVLPAIKVAIIDGTAPHVVDPRNPGAVDEIIHLGDYWDEALMRAHKEEILKANARVGRLFRIAYSALREAKVIRDEWESYVSECMLESQVNKAVAGLLQAIFSGVAPRYDRSAKIRHLFATAITPDGIITGHVESLLQDVQQLYTLAGEPGSGVPQVLGRIADLAHEKGLHTEVYHCPFNPKNIDLVIMPEIKVAAMNVQPPHTYDPSSLPDLTAMKLNLSTFIDRDKLAVYAHELSSAAYRYQACLDRAVAYIRQAKLTHDYMENFYIPAMNFEAINAKRQEILQRILNYAAEFPGVLDEAS